A genomic window from Silene latifolia isolate original U9 population chromosome 11, ASM4854445v1, whole genome shotgun sequence includes:
- the LOC141612690 gene encoding LOW QUALITY PROTEIN: xyloglucan galactosyltransferase KATAMARI1 homolog (The sequence of the model RefSeq protein was modified relative to this genomic sequence to represent the inferred CDS: deleted 1 base in 1 codon; substituted 1 base at 1 genomic stop codon): protein MTGLVIESSPWNNNDFGIPYPTYFHPGNDDEVFEWQNRMRRQKRKNLFCFAGPPGPDRPDSIRNQLINQCEKSRKCMMIHCNNWKNKCHKPAELMKTFQNAEFCLQPPGDSYTRRSTFDSILAGCIPVFFHPGSAYIQYLWHFPHDFTKYSVFISMYDIRDGKVSIQTVLENIPPQKVVEMREQIIKLIPKIVMXYADPRCRLETVEDAFDETIKGVLHRVERIKDDMKAGKSDSFEYDETQSWKYRWLGKLVEHEWDPYFSGSFDTRNFTNF from the exons ATGACGGGTTTGGTAATCGAGTCATCACCGTGGAATAATAATGATTTCGGAATACCTTACCCAACTTATTTTCACCCGGGAAATGACGATGAAGTGTTTGAATggcaaaaccggatgagaagacaGAAAAGAAAGAACTTGTTTTGCTTTGCCGGACCTCCAGGACCCGACAGACCCGACTCAATCAGGAACCAGTTGATAAACCAATGCGAAAAGTCAAGAAAATGTATGATGATACACTGCAATAATTGGAAAAACAAGTGCCATAAACCGGCGGAATTAATGAAGACATTCCAAAATGCTGAATTTTGTTTGCAACCTCCAGGGGATTCATACACTAGGAGATCAACATTCGACTCGATTCTTGCAGGTTGCATTCCTGTTTTCTTCCATCCAGGTTCAGCTTACATACAATATTTATGGCATTTCCCTCACGACTTCACCAAATACTCGGTATTTATCTCTATGTATGACATAAGAGACGGAAAAGTAAGCATACAAACCGTGTTGGAGAATATACCGCCACAGAAAGTTGTCGAAATGAGGGAACAAATCATAAAGTTAATACCAAAGATAGTA ATGTAATATGCTGATCCAAGGTGCAGACTTGAGACAGTAGAAGACGCGTTTGATGAAACGATAAAAGGGGTGCTCCACAGAGTAGAGAGGATCAAAGACGATATGAAGGCAGGAAAAAGTGACAGTTTCGAGTATGATGAGACGCAATCTTGGAAGTATAGATGGCTTGGAAAATTGGTGGAACATGAATGGGATCCTTACTTTTCTGGATCATTTGATACTAGAAATTTCACAAATTTCTaa
- the LOC141612894 gene encoding cysteine endopeptidase RepA-like, producing the protein MASNRTLNYLIDTSGATRVDEFSWPCSVYSESALCPNHMVHQGENCVCYGFTVSEATRAVINLKTGANIPKLSAIEVIKNCHDINSKGYTAPMAFEWIVKEGIVEDSVMPIDLNAELVKGKAENGHRYQIDEWETVPNCDAAIKSYLIRQPVVVSLNCPPSLFSCYNGGLVDPYLMQKAKNANNHSMLLVGFGFYAFPDRSIKYYWQLKTSMGDDSEERDYI; encoded by the coding sequence ATGGCAAGTAATAGGACGTTAAACTATCTAATAGATACATCCGGCGCAACCCGTGTTGACGAATTTTCTTGGCCTTGTTCTGTCTATAGTGAAAGTGCCCTATGTCCTAATCATATGGTACATCAAGGGGAAAATTGTGTATGCTATGGCTTCACGGTTTCGGAAGCGACTCGTGCAGTTATCAACTTGAAAACTGGTGCTAATATTCCCAAATTGTCGGCAATAGAAGTGATAAAAAATTGTCACGATATTAATAGCAAAGGATACACGGCCCCGATGGCTTTTGAGTGGATTGTAAAAGAAGGAATTGTTGAGGATTCCGTGATGCCTATTGATTTAAATGCTGAATTAGTTAAGGGGAAAGCGGAAAATGGCCATCGTTACCAAATTGACGAATGGGAGACAGTTCCAAATTGCGATGCTGCTATAAAAAGCTATCTGATAAGGCAACCAGTTGTAGTTTCTTTAAATTGTCCGCCGTCACTTTTCAGTTGTTATAACGGGGGACTGGTTGATCCGTATCTAATGCAAAAGGCTAAAAATGCCAACAATCATTCAATGTTGTTAGTAGGTTTTGGTTTTTATGCTTTCCCTGACAGATCGATCAAGTACTATTGGCAGTTAAAAACTTCCATGGGAGATGATTCTGAAGAGAGAGATTATATTTAA